In Methanosarcina siciliae T4/M, one genomic interval encodes:
- the mtaA gene encoding methylcobamide:CoM methyltransferase MtaA: MSDYNLRDRFLSVLKGKAADRVPVLSVTQTGTVSLMEKCGVFWPEAHSNPEKMAALSLAAHEITKLEAVRYPYCVTVLSEAMGCEVIRGTKEIQPYVKVPPLGKSGNLPEIPDSLLEMGRIPTVLKATSLLKSKTEESLPLIAGIESPAALCSRLLGANNYLGQLLRSPDYIRECLEINTEACIEYANALFEEGADAVCVPDGISGPDLLSLDIFDRLIKPAYGHFCKKARGMKILHMCGNASPFLETLSECGFEGISVEEKVRDLKGAKKSLGKGICLIGNVASSSTLLCGSPEDVKAEARKSLESGVDILAPGCGIAPLTPLENMKALVEARDEYYGSSFSSFEGCRSECYESGCYESKYWKTYSK, from the coding sequence ATGAGTGACTACAACTTAAGAGACCGTTTCCTGAGTGTATTGAAAGGGAAGGCTGCGGATAGGGTGCCGGTACTTTCCGTTACCCAGACAGGAACTGTTTCTCTCATGGAAAAGTGCGGGGTTTTCTGGCCTGAAGCCCACAGCAATCCTGAAAAAATGGCAGCTCTTTCCCTGGCCGCCCATGAAATTACGAAGCTGGAGGCTGTAAGGTACCCTTATTGCGTAACGGTACTTTCCGAAGCGATGGGATGCGAGGTCATCAGGGGCACAAAGGAGATCCAGCCCTATGTAAAGGTTCCTCCTCTTGGAAAATCCGGGAACTTGCCGGAAATTCCGGATTCCCTGCTGGAAATGGGCAGGATCCCAACGGTCCTGAAAGCAACCTCTCTCCTGAAATCTAAAACCGAAGAGTCCCTCCCCCTGATCGCGGGGATAGAAAGCCCGGCTGCCCTTTGCTCCAGGCTCCTGGGGGCGAATAACTACCTGGGACAGCTTCTAAGATCCCCGGACTATATCAGGGAATGCCTTGAAATCAATACCGAAGCCTGTATTGAGTATGCAAATGCCCTTTTTGAGGAAGGTGCGGATGCGGTCTGTGTCCCGGACGGTATATCAGGCCCTGACCTTTTAAGTCTGGATATCTTTGACCGTTTAATAAAACCTGCTTACGGGCATTTTTGTAAAAAGGCAAGAGGAATGAAAATACTGCATATGTGCGGGAATGCTTCCCCTTTTCTGGAAACTCTCTCAGAATGTGGTTTTGAAGGCATTAGTGTTGAAGAAAAAGTCCGGGACCTGAAAGGTGCAAAGAAAAGCCTCGGAAAAGGGATCTGCCTTATAGGAAACGTTGCCAGTTCCTCAACCCTCCTTTGCGGCAGCCCCGAAGATGTAAAGGCTGAAGCAAGAAAATCCCTGGAAAGTGGGGTTGATATCCTTGCTCCCGGCTGTGGAATTGCTCCTCTTACCCCTCTTGAAAATATGAAGGCGCTGGTCGAGGCCAGAGATGAGTATTACGGTTCCTCTTTTTCAAGTTTCGAAGGCTGCAGGTCCGAATGTTATGAATCTGGATGTTATGAGTCAAAATACTGGAAAACATACTCGAAATAA
- a CDS encoding uroporphyrinogen decarboxylase family protein: protein MAIENENQGADAISEEELFRQMAEAVVDGDDEIIEELANRVLELNIDPYTAIVEGLTKGMSIVSDMYENGKAFVPNLMVSAGAMYEGLDILSPYLKSDSTNKPSKIIIGTVEGDVHDIGKNLVKTMMTAAGFDMIDLGSDVPLSSFVSSARDQKADAISMSTLMTTTMQGMEKVIEQLKEEGLRDSLLVMVGGAPINADYAAKIGADATRDDASAATEWLKGAIVELPDADLRWSEKQISLNKVKYKEELAKKGTVEAVDIGLETAKAIIEEFESVGVKTKESMTHADRTVSAMSDKKVDRLPVYPLACGVLRKFAPVTYKEYATNEDAFVQSAYLGSKYLDLDMFVGLIDLSITSADLGCGVKFPEEDTPSSEGHLEDYEKIEVPEVKEGTRAYELIKATKLARAKLNSELATPMVGFHEGPLLTLTQLMGASRVLGDMNTNPDVVLKAVDKCADYVAEVSRAFFEEDACDALCIDNLWSNNVIMGQDDYWKFDGQFVYNKHVPVFKEYDQPYIIHNCADAVHYDIQISKFGTGLYSYAYYPSGKGKGSYSYDELIPKYGKTCCMMGEVDPIQFLDNSPEGVQKIRNDTESNLRGAIQALKENGFQSKYVMSTGCEIPPGAPLDTSKAMVDVVKELGPELQKMIG from the coding sequence ATGGCAATTGAAAATGAGAATCAAGGAGCGGACGCTATCTCCGAGGAAGAGCTATTCAGACAGATGGCCGAAGCGGTTGTTGATGGAGACGACGAGATCATAGAAGAACTTGCAAACAGGGTACTTGAGCTTAACATCGACCCCTATACCGCAATTGTTGAAGGGCTTACCAAAGGCATGTCCATTGTAAGTGACATGTATGAGAATGGGAAAGCCTTCGTCCCGAACTTGATGGTTTCCGCAGGTGCGATGTACGAAGGGCTGGATATCCTCTCCCCCTACCTGAAGAGCGATTCCACGAACAAGCCTTCCAAGATCATTATCGGGACCGTCGAAGGTGATGTGCACGACATCGGCAAGAATCTTGTTAAAACCATGATGACTGCAGCCGGTTTTGACATGATTGACCTGGGCTCGGACGTGCCCCTAAGCAGTTTTGTAAGCAGCGCAAGGGACCAGAAAGCCGATGCTATTTCCATGAGCACCCTCATGACAACAACCATGCAGGGTATGGAAAAGGTCATCGAACAGCTCAAAGAAGAAGGGTTAAGAGACTCTCTTCTGGTCATGGTCGGTGGCGCTCCCATCAATGCGGACTATGCGGCAAAAATAGGGGCTGACGCAACCAGGGATGATGCAAGTGCAGCTACCGAGTGGTTAAAAGGAGCTATTGTCGAACTTCCGGATGCTGATCTCAGGTGGAGTGAGAAACAGATCAGCCTGAACAAAGTAAAATACAAGGAAGAGCTGGCTAAGAAGGGCACGGTTGAAGCCGTGGATATCGGGCTTGAGACTGCAAAGGCAATTATCGAAGAGTTTGAGAGCGTGGGCGTAAAAACAAAGGAGAGCATGACCCATGCGGACAGGACAGTTTCTGCCATGTCCGATAAGAAGGTCGACCGTCTGCCTGTCTATCCCCTTGCCTGCGGAGTTCTGAGGAAGTTTGCTCCCGTGACCTATAAGGAGTATGCCACAAACGAGGATGCTTTTGTCCAGAGCGCTTACCTGGGATCAAAGTACCTTGACCTCGATATGTTTGTCGGGCTGATCGACCTTTCCATCACTTCGGCAGACCTGGGCTGCGGGGTTAAGTTCCCTGAAGAAGACACTCCTTCTTCCGAGGGTCACCTCGAAGACTATGAAAAGATCGAGGTTCCTGAAGTTAAGGAAGGGACAAGGGCTTATGAACTGATTAAAGCAACAAAGCTTGCAAGAGCCAAACTGAACAGCGAACTGGCAACTCCGATGGTGGGTTTCCATGAAGGCCCCCTCCTTACCCTGACCCAGCTCATGGGTGCAAGCCGGGTGCTCGGGGATATGAACACCAACCCCGATGTCGTACTCAAAGCCGTGGACAAATGTGCGGACTATGTCGCCGAGGTTTCCAGGGCTTTCTTTGAGGAAGACGCCTGCGATGCCCTCTGTATCGACAACCTCTGGTCCAACAATGTCATCATGGGACAGGACGACTACTGGAAATTCGACGGGCAGTTCGTGTACAACAAGCACGTCCCGGTCTTCAAGGAATACGACCAGCCTTATATCATCCACAACTGTGCCGACGCTGTCCACTACGATATCCAGATCTCGAAGTTCGGGACAGGCCTGTACAGCTATGCCTACTATCCCTCCGGGAAGGGCAAGGGTTCCTACAGTTACGACGAACTCATCCCGAAGTACGGGAAAACCTGCTGCATGATGGGTGAAGTGGACCCGATCCAGTTCCTGGACAACTCGCCGGAAGGCGTCCAGAAAATCAGAAACGACACGGAAAGCAACCTGAGAGGCGCTATCCAGGCCCTTAAAGAGAACGGTTTCCAGTCCAAGTACGTAATGTCCACGGGCTGTGAAATCCCGCCAGGTGCACCTCTTGACACCTCGAAAGCAATGGTTGATGTGGTAAAGGAGCTCGGTCCCGAACTCCAGAAGATGATAGGATAA
- the rbcL gene encoding type III ribulose-bisphosphate carboxylase encodes MRRDYVDPGYSPIDTDLICEFHIEPAAGISFEEASTHMAGESSIDSWTEISTLSPGLAARLKPHIFYLDANTQTVRVAYSEELFELGSVPQVLSAVAGNIFSMKIVGNLRLQDITFPKSMLREFEGPNFGLPGVRDIVGVKDRPLVGTIVKPKVGLTSEMHAEVAYNAFAGGCDLVKDDENLTDQKFNGFEKRAELTLKVAEKAEAETGERKMYLCNITAPTCKEMVRRLHVLKDLGASYAMIDIVPTGWTALQTLREAAADEGLALHAHRCMHSAFTRNPRHGVSMLLVAKLCRLIGLDQLHIGTVVGKMHGDKNEVLSIRDECVLDTVPADPEQHVLAQDWGGLKPMFPVASGGLAPTMIPDLYSIFGKEVIMQFGGGIHAHPMGTAAGAAACRQALEASLEGISLQDYAKDHKELEVALGKWLKK; translated from the coding sequence ATGCGCAGGGACTACGTAGACCCGGGCTACAGCCCGATAGACACGGATCTGATCTGTGAATTCCATATTGAACCGGCAGCAGGAATCAGTTTTGAGGAAGCTTCCACCCATATGGCAGGGGAAAGCTCCATCGATTCCTGGACTGAAATTTCCACTCTTAGCCCCGGGCTTGCAGCCAGGTTGAAACCTCACATCTTTTACCTGGATGCAAATACCCAAACGGTCCGGGTGGCTTATTCCGAGGAGCTCTTCGAACTCGGGTCCGTCCCCCAGGTCCTGAGCGCGGTGGCGGGCAACATTTTCAGCATGAAGATTGTGGGCAACCTGCGTCTGCAGGATATCACCTTCCCGAAATCCATGCTCCGGGAGTTTGAGGGACCGAACTTCGGGCTTCCCGGGGTCCGGGATATCGTTGGGGTTAAAGACAGGCCCCTTGTAGGGACAATCGTCAAGCCTAAGGTCGGCCTGACCTCGGAAATGCATGCTGAAGTTGCATACAATGCTTTTGCCGGGGGCTGCGACCTTGTAAAGGACGACGAGAACCTTACTGACCAGAAGTTCAACGGATTTGAAAAGAGGGCGGAACTCACCCTGAAAGTTGCGGAAAAAGCGGAAGCAGAAACCGGGGAGCGGAAAATGTACCTGTGCAATATCACGGCTCCTACCTGCAAGGAAATGGTACGGCGCCTGCACGTGCTAAAGGATCTCGGGGCAAGTTACGCCATGATCGACATCGTGCCCACGGGCTGGACAGCCCTCCAGACCCTCCGGGAAGCAGCCGCAGATGAAGGCCTGGCGCTCCACGCCCACCGTTGCATGCATTCGGCATTCACAAGGAACCCGAGGCACGGGGTCAGTATGCTGCTCGTGGCCAAACTCTGCCGGCTGATCGGGCTTGACCAGCTCCATATCGGTACCGTTGTCGGGAAGATGCACGGGGATAAGAACGAAGTCCTTTCGATCAGGGACGAATGTGTGCTCGATACCGTACCCGCAGATCCAGAACAGCATGTCCTTGCCCAGGACTGGGGAGGGCTAAAACCGATGTTTCCGGTAGCATCCGGAGGGCTTGCCCCTACAATGATTCCTGACCTTTACTCTATTTTCGGAAAAGAAGTCATTATGCAGTTCGGCGGAGGAATCCATGCTCACCCGATGGGCACGGCAGCCGGAGCCGCTGCCTGCAGGCAGGCCCTTGAAGCAAGCCTTGAAGGCATCAGCCTGCAGGACTATGCTAAGGACCACAAAGAACTTGAAGTTGCTCTCGGGAAATGGCTGAAGAAATAA
- a CDS encoding DNA polymerase II large subunit, with protein MGETIASKEMHEYFDGLEARLKEAIEIANRARAQGGDPKPTVEIPLAKDLADRVENLIGVQGVAAKIRELETRMSREEAALEIGKQVAEGVVGNFPTKKDAVEAAIRVSMATLTEGVVAAPIEGIDKVDLGKNDDGSQYIRIFYSGPIRSAGGTAQALSVLVGDYVRRGIGIDRYKPREEEVERYVEEILLYKRVASLQYTPSEDEIRLIVRNCPVCIDGDPTEEAEVEGHRDLERIGTNRVRGGMCLVLAEGLALKAPKVKKHVNKLKMDGWDWLETLIGGAKSGGSAEDDQKSKIKPKDKYIRDLIAGRPVFSHPSRPGGFRLRYGRSRNTSFASAGINPASMVLLDDFITNGTQLKVERPGKAAAMSAVDSIEGPTVRLFSGDLVRIDNIKEAYEVRPQVEAIIDIGEILINYGDFLENNHPLMPSPYVFEWWQYDYQAACPEKIPEEKLKNPSSALALRLAEEYNVPLHPKFTYLWHDINRNEFEALRKFVVENGTFLIGEGILKLPLAASFEDGIKPVLEKLLVLHRVKEGETLIEEALPFVLCLGLDNSLEEKASMPETDDMVEAAGVLSGFKVYPRAPSRIGARMGRPEKSDLRKMSPAAQVLFPISNCGGITRNLVSASDYTSCMNGKIGEIEVELGLRECPACGKETYFWRCECGEFTNPKLSCPRCKIDVRGAETCPKCGRKPTSVANVKLDFRSIYKKAFENVGEREKMDLIKGVKRLMNGQMTPEPLEKGILRAKHNVYIFKDGTVRYDMSDIPLTHIRADELGITAAKLRELGYREDIYGKTLERDDQVVCLKVQDLVISYDGAKYILRTAQYVDDLLVKYYKVEPYYNAETIQDLVGVLLIGLAPHTSAGVLGRLIGFTKASVGYAHPFFHASKRRNCDGDEDCIMLLMDGILNFSRAYLPDKRGGKMDAPLVLTTRIDPKEVDKEAHNIDVSARYPLEFYRATQEIKNPTELEGIMDLISSRLGTPEQYEHFMFTHNTSDIAAGPLKSSYKTLGSMIEKMEAQLSLANKIRAVDAPDVAERVLKSHFLPDLIGNLRSFSRQRMRCIKCGEKFRRPPLTGACPKCGGNVVLTVHEGAVRKYLEISKEIGERYGVSSYTRQRIELLDYDIRSLFENHKVKQMGLSDFMSGSAR; from the coding sequence ATGGGTGAAACGATTGCAAGTAAAGAAATGCATGAATACTTCGATGGGCTTGAGGCAAGGTTAAAAGAGGCAATTGAGATTGCAAACAGGGCCCGGGCTCAGGGTGGAGATCCAAAGCCCACTGTGGAAATTCCCCTTGCCAAAGACCTTGCAGATAGGGTCGAAAACCTTATCGGTGTCCAGGGGGTTGCTGCAAAGATCCGGGAACTTGAGACCCGAATGTCCAGGGAAGAAGCTGCTCTTGAAATCGGGAAACAGGTCGCTGAAGGAGTAGTCGGAAACTTCCCGACAAAAAAAGATGCTGTAGAAGCCGCTATCCGTGTTTCCATGGCAACCCTGACCGAAGGGGTGGTGGCAGCTCCTATCGAAGGAATTGACAAGGTAGACCTCGGAAAAAACGACGACGGCTCTCAGTATATCCGTATCTTTTATTCCGGGCCCATAAGGAGCGCAGGAGGGACTGCGCAGGCCCTTTCCGTGCTTGTCGGGGACTATGTGCGGCGTGGGATCGGGATTGACCGTTACAAGCCAAGAGAAGAGGAAGTAGAGCGTTATGTGGAAGAAATCCTGCTTTACAAGAGGGTTGCAAGCCTGCAGTACACGCCTTCCGAAGATGAAATCCGGCTTATAGTCCGGAACTGCCCTGTATGTATTGATGGGGACCCGACTGAAGAAGCTGAGGTCGAAGGGCACAGGGACCTCGAGAGGATAGGGACGAACCGGGTCCGGGGAGGGATGTGCCTGGTACTTGCCGAAGGGCTAGCTCTCAAGGCCCCCAAGGTCAAAAAGCACGTCAATAAGTTAAAGATGGACGGCTGGGACTGGCTGGAAACCCTTATCGGAGGGGCTAAAAGCGGAGGGAGTGCTGAAGATGATCAGAAAAGTAAGATCAAGCCAAAGGACAAATATATTCGGGACCTGATCGCCGGAAGGCCTGTGTTTTCTCATCCTTCCAGGCCGGGAGGTTTCAGGCTGCGGTACGGGCGGTCAAGAAATACTTCCTTTGCTTCGGCAGGGATTAATCCTGCCAGCATGGTCTTGCTTGACGATTTTATAACTAACGGGACCCAGCTCAAGGTCGAAAGGCCTGGAAAAGCCGCAGCCATGTCGGCCGTTGACTCCATAGAGGGACCTACTGTAAGGCTTTTTTCGGGAGACCTTGTTCGTATAGATAATATAAAGGAGGCATATGAAGTTCGCCCGCAGGTAGAAGCAATTATCGATATCGGAGAAATCCTGATAAATTACGGGGACTTCCTGGAAAATAACCACCCTCTCATGCCTTCACCTTATGTTTTCGAGTGGTGGCAGTACGACTACCAGGCAGCCTGCCCCGAGAAAATTCCAGAAGAAAAGTTGAAAAACCCCTCATCTGCCCTTGCCCTCAGGCTTGCAGAGGAGTATAATGTGCCACTGCACCCGAAGTTTACCTATCTCTGGCACGACATAAACCGGAATGAGTTTGAAGCTCTCCGAAAGTTCGTAGTTGAAAATGGGACTTTCCTGATCGGGGAAGGAATTCTTAAACTGCCCCTTGCAGCTTCTTTTGAAGATGGAATAAAGCCTGTGCTTGAAAAGCTCCTTGTACTGCACAGGGTAAAAGAGGGAGAAACCCTTATCGAAGAGGCTCTTCCGTTTGTTTTGTGTCTCGGGCTTGATAATTCCCTTGAAGAAAAAGCCAGCATGCCAGAAACAGATGATATGGTGGAAGCAGCAGGTGTTTTGAGCGGGTTTAAGGTCTATCCCCGGGCTCCTTCAAGGATAGGGGCACGCATGGGAAGGCCGGAAAAGTCCGACCTGCGCAAGATGTCCCCTGCAGCTCAGGTTCTCTTCCCGATAAGCAATTGCGGAGGAATTACTCGAAACCTTGTTTCCGCTTCTGATTACACTTCCTGCATGAACGGGAAGATAGGGGAGATTGAAGTGGAATTGGGGCTGAGAGAGTGCCCCGCCTGCGGGAAGGAAACTTATTTCTGGCGCTGCGAATGCGGGGAATTTACAAATCCCAAACTTTCCTGCCCCCGCTGCAAGATAGATGTTAGAGGGGCCGAGACCTGTCCCAAATGCGGGAGAAAGCCGACTTCCGTTGCAAACGTAAAACTTGATTTCCGTTCCATTTATAAGAAGGCTTTTGAGAACGTAGGCGAAAGGGAAAAAATGGATTTAATCAAGGGAGTAAAGCGGCTTATGAACGGACAGATGACTCCCGAACCTCTGGAAAAAGGAATCCTGCGCGCAAAACATAATGTCTATATTTTTAAGGACGGAACTGTACGCTACGATATGTCTGATATTCCCCTTACCCATATCAGGGCTGATGAACTTGGAATTACGGCAGCCAAACTCCGGGAACTCGGTTACAGGGAAGATATTTATGGAAAAACCCTTGAGAGGGACGACCAGGTCGTCTGCCTGAAGGTGCAGGACCTTGTGATCTCTTATGACGGGGCCAAGTATATTCTGCGTACTGCACAATACGTGGATGACCTCCTTGTGAAGTATTATAAGGTAGAGCCCTATTACAATGCCGAAACTATCCAAGACCTTGTGGGGGTACTGCTCATAGGGCTTGCTCCCCATACTTCTGCAGGAGTGCTCGGGCGCCTTATAGGGTTTACCAAAGCTTCCGTCGGTTATGCTCATCCTTTTTTTCATGCTTCAAAACGCAGAAATTGTGATGGGGATGAAGACTGCATAATGCTTCTTATGGATGGAATTCTCAATTTTTCGAGAGCATATCTTCCCGACAAAAGAGGGGGGAAGATGGATGCTCCCCTGGTGTTGACTACCAGGATCGACCCCAAGGAAGTGGATAAGGAAGCCCATAACATCGACGTGTCTGCACGTTATCCTCTTGAGTTTTACAGAGCTACGCAGGAAATCAAAAATCCCACCGAACTTGAAGGTATTATGGACCTTATCAGCAGCCGGCTTGGAACTCCCGAGCAGTACGAACATTTCATGTTTACCCACAACACTTCAGATATTGCCGCAGGACCCCTGAAATCTTCATATAAGACTCTTGGAAGCATGATTGAAAAGATGGAGGCTCAACTCTCCCTTGCTAACAAGATAAGGGCAGTGGACGCTCCTGATGTAGCTGAAAGGGTTTTAAAATCCCATTTCCTTCCGGATCTGATAGGGAATCTCCGTTCCTTTTCCAGACAGCGGATGCGCTGCATCAAGTGCGGAGAGAAGTTCAGGCGTCCCCCTCTTACCGGAGCCTGCCCGAAATGCGGAGGTAATGTAGTACTGACCGTGCATGAAGGGGCTGTTCGCAAATACCTTGAGATTTCAAAAGAGATCGGGGAAAGGTACGGGGTCTCCAGCTATACGAGGCAGAGGATCGAGTTGTTGGATTATGATATCCGCTCTTTGTTTGAAAACCACAAGGTCAAGCAGATGGGACTTTCAGATTTTATGTCCGGGTCTGCGCGCTGA
- a CDS encoding L-threonylcarbamoyladenylate synthase, whose amino-acid sequence MKVENGNKRETQLFRVSEENFDAVLDEAAEIIRRGGTVAFPTETVYGLGANGLDPEAVRKIFEAKERPPGNPLSLLVHSGEDVGKVAKNIPEKAFRLMEAFWPGPLTIVLEKKDIVPEITSGNLPSIGLRMPDHRIPLELVKRAGTPLAAPSANLSGKPSPSLAAHVLADLTGRIDAVIDGGGAAIGLESTVVDMTVEPPVVLRPGAVGIVELERVIGKVRSTYGEPDSRAVPEKQAGQKFSHYTPDTQVVLVEGDRKRVSEKIGALLENSRLSGKKVGLLLSNETTGFFTSGELSAQECFLLGSREEPEEAARRLFEGLRVLDAKSLDVILADGSFSPSGLGAALLNRLREAASIRYSV is encoded by the coding sequence GTGAAGGTAGAAAACGGAAATAAAAGAGAGACCCAGCTTTTCAGGGTCTCCGAAGAGAACTTTGACGCCGTCCTTGATGAGGCGGCAGAAATTATCCGGAGAGGGGGGACAGTCGCCTTCCCTACGGAAACCGTTTACGGGCTTGGAGCTAATGGGCTGGACCCTGAAGCTGTCAGGAAAATCTTCGAAGCAAAGGAACGGCCGCCCGGCAACCCTCTCAGCCTGCTTGTCCACTCCGGGGAAGACGTCGGAAAGGTCGCAAAAAATATCCCTGAAAAAGCGTTCAGGCTTATGGAAGCTTTCTGGCCCGGCCCCCTTACGATCGTACTTGAGAAAAAAGACATTGTCCCGGAAATTACTTCGGGAAACCTGCCTTCGATAGGTCTCCGCATGCCTGACCACAGGATTCCTCTGGAACTTGTAAAAAGGGCAGGTACTCCTCTTGCTGCTCCGAGTGCGAACCTTTCAGGGAAACCCAGCCCCAGCCTGGCGGCCCATGTTCTGGCTGACCTCACCGGTAGGATTGATGCGGTCATTGACGGAGGGGGGGCAGCCATAGGGCTTGAGTCAACTGTTGTTGATATGACGGTCGAACCCCCGGTAGTGCTGCGACCGGGAGCTGTGGGCATTGTCGAGCTTGAAAGGGTTATAGGTAAAGTCAGGTCCACATATGGAGAACCTGATTCCAGGGCTGTGCCTGAAAAACAGGCAGGGCAGAAATTCAGTCATTATACCCCTGATACGCAGGTCGTGCTTGTGGAAGGGGACAGAAAAAGGGTTTCTGAAAAGATTGGTGCCCTGCTCGAAAATTCCCGGCTTTCAGGGAAGAAAGTCGGGCTTCTGCTCAGTAATGAGACCACAGGTTTTTTTACTTCTGGCGAATTGAGTGCACAGGAATGCTTCTTGCTCGGGTCCCGCGAAGAACCGGAAGAAGCTGCCAGAAGGCTTTTTGAAGGACTCCGGGTTCTGGATGCAAAGAGTCTGGACGTGATTCTGGCTGACGGCTCCTTTTCCCCTTCAGGTCTTGGAGCTGCCCTCCTTAACCGGTTAAGAGAGGCCGCCTCTATAAGGTATTCTGTTTAA
- a CDS encoding CobW family GTP-binding protein, with translation MRCIILGGFLGSGKTTTIRKLVETPGIKGEKTAVIVNEIGEIGIDGDTVSAGGVETREITSGCICCTLRISLEQTLRALMQDYRPETVIIEPTGIAFPKQIKDNISAMNIPGISMAPIVNILDASRFKPEEGLQNFIKYQIEDAEVLCINKVDLIDRVRLLEICVFLRKMNPKARIIHFSAREDGEIEEIVEILLEGNTGSIKKSTISKSNKRGQMEGSASERTPSHDRIPVACRLQVGEKMPPEGRDSVEMSGVSAYSSEFEVFSDSMTLDDAIFVSTELLESIRSRARSLNPDFTGHIKLSFSHLDTLIRGSVTSAASSPEIEIFKKGSDTGLKMKVFSAVTDVSQKALSEAINEAVTEQFEKGQTEIKKVWHAASSSHEH, from the coding sequence ATGAGATGTATAATACTGGGGGGCTTCCTTGGAAGCGGAAAAACCACAACTATCAGGAAACTTGTGGAGACTCCTGGAATAAAGGGTGAAAAAACGGCGGTAATTGTGAATGAAATCGGAGAAATCGGGATTGACGGGGACACGGTTTCGGCCGGAGGGGTAGAGACCCGGGAGATCACCAGTGGCTGTATCTGCTGTACTCTTCGGATCAGCCTGGAACAAACCCTGAGAGCCCTGATGCAAGACTACCGCCCGGAAACAGTGATTATCGAGCCCACGGGAATTGCTTTCCCGAAACAGATAAAAGACAACATTTCAGCCATGAATATCCCGGGGATTTCCATGGCACCCATAGTGAACATCCTTGATGCGAGCCGGTTTAAGCCCGAAGAAGGCCTCCAGAATTTCATCAAATACCAGATTGAGGATGCGGAAGTGCTCTGTATCAACAAGGTCGACCTCATAGACAGGGTGCGCCTTCTGGAAATCTGTGTTTTCCTGCGCAAAATGAACCCAAAAGCCCGGATAATTCATTTTTCTGCCAGGGAAGACGGAGAGATCGAAGAGATCGTGGAAATACTGCTTGAGGGGAACACCGGAAGCATCAAAAAATCTACGATCTCCAAAAGTAATAAAAGAGGTCAAATGGAAGGCTCTGCATCGGAAAGAACCCCATCGCATGACAGAATTCCAGTAGCTTGCAGGTTACAGGTAGGCGAAAAAATGCCCCCGGAAGGGAGAGACTCGGTTGAAATGTCCGGAGTCTCGGCATATTCCTCGGAGTTTGAAGTTTTTTCCGATAGCATGACCCTCGATGATGCGATATTTGTCTCCACGGAACTTCTTGAAAGTATAAGAAGCAGAGCCCGGAGCCTGAACCCTGACTTTACGGGACACATAAAGCTTTCCTTCAGCCATCTGGACACCCTTATCCGGGGCAGTGTGACTTCTGCTGCCTCAAGCCCTGAAATTGAGATCTTCAAAAAGGGAAGCGATACGGGATTAAAAATGAAGGTTTTTTCCGCTGTTACGGATGTATCCCAGAAAGCGTTGAGTGAAGCCATCAATGAAGCTGTAACCGAGCAGTTTGAAAAAGGGCAGACGGAAATCAAGAAAGTCTGGCATGCAGCTTCCAGTTCTCACGAACATTGA
- a CDS encoding helix-turn-helix transcriptional regulator, with amino-acid sequence MLLVERPREIEEIKNTLGGTSSAIMAQIKILIGQGLIVHEGEMYKLSSLGEVIVNKMDPLLKTLNVYEENRDYWQNHNVNSIPSYLLNQIEDLGHCELVEPELDRMYDLPKRIETELFKSRYLMEVSSYFSPALPSLYIELIRKGINVSLIITDPVFERFRNEYFELLEEYLNKENANLFVCTCNIGLASSIVTDRFLALSFFYKNGIYHNHALMSVEKDSISWGESLFLHYRKNSRQITTSEL; translated from the coding sequence ATGCTGTTGGTTGAAAGGCCCAGAGAAATCGAAGAGATCAAGAACACTCTTGGCGGAACTTCGAGTGCGATTATGGCCCAGATCAAGATCCTGATAGGGCAGGGACTAATTGTCCACGAGGGGGAAATGTATAAACTTTCAAGCTTGGGGGAAGTGATCGTAAATAAGATGGACCCTCTCCTGAAAACCCTGAACGTATACGAAGAAAATAGGGATTACTGGCAAAACCATAATGTCAACTCCATCCCTTCTTATCTCCTTAACCAGATCGAAGATCTGGGGCACTGCGAACTCGTCGAGCCCGAACTGGATCGGATGTACGATCTCCCGAAGCGAATCGAAACCGAACTCTTTAAATCAAGGTACCTGATGGAAGTCTCCTCCTATTTCAGCCCGGCTCTTCCTTCCCTGTATATCGAACTCATAAGAAAGGGAATCAACGTCTCCTTAATTATTACCGATCCCGTTTTTGAAAGGTTCAGGAACGAATATTTTGAACTCCTGGAAGAGTATCTCAATAAGGAAAATGCTAATTTGTTTGTCTGCACCTGCAATATCGGGCTTGCCTCCAGCATCGTAACCGACCGCTTTCTTGCCCTCTCTTTTTTTTATAAGAACGGAATATACCACAACCATGCACTGATGAGCGTAGAAAAAGACTCGATAAGCTGGGGAGAGAGCCTTTTCCTTCACTACAGGAAAAATTCACGGCAGATTACCACGTCGGAACTCTAA